The following coding sequences lie in one Mycobacterium sp. Z3061 genomic window:
- a CDS encoding glycoside hydrolase family 3 N-terminal domain-containing protein has product MAFSRTLAVLAAVSVLVAACHGGTKPGKSSTSGSPSSSSTSSTPAAAPGPRVCANPPDVPGKMPNLRDKLAQLLMVGVRDAADARAVVTDFHVGGILIGSDTDLSMLPGPLGEIANAAGPLPLAVGVDEEGGRVSRLRTLLDGRGPTAKEMAATMTAPQVHDLALTRGRKMKDLGITVDFAPVVDVTDEPDDSVIGDRSFGSDPAKVTEYAGAYAQGLRDAKLLPVLKHFPGHGHGSGDSHTGGVTTPPLSELIANDLVPYQTLLNAIPVAVMVGHMQVPGLTGSDPASLSKAALDLLRTGTGYGGPPFNGPVFSDDVSSMAAISDRFGVTEAVLKTLQAGTDIALWVTTKEVPAVLDRLEQAVNAGDLPVQQVDASLVRVAAMKGVTATCGR; this is encoded by the coding sequence ATGGCTTTTTCGCGCACCCTGGCCGTCCTTGCCGCCGTATCGGTGCTGGTCGCCGCCTGCCACGGCGGCACCAAGCCCGGGAAGTCGTCTACCTCCGGCAGTCCAAGCTCCTCGAGCACCAGCTCGACCCCGGCCGCGGCACCCGGCCCGCGGGTGTGCGCCAATCCGCCCGACGTCCCCGGCAAGATGCCCAACCTGCGTGACAAGCTGGCCCAGCTGCTGATGGTCGGTGTGCGCGACGCCGCCGACGCCAGGGCCGTAGTCACCGATTTCCACGTCGGCGGCATCCTCATCGGCAGCGACACCGACCTGTCCATGCTCCCGGGACCGCTGGGCGAGATCGCCAACGCGGCCGGTCCGCTGCCGCTGGCGGTCGGCGTCGACGAAGAGGGCGGCCGGGTGTCGCGATTGCGGACACTGCTGGACGGCAGGGGCCCGACGGCGAAGGAAATGGCTGCCACGATGACCGCCCCGCAGGTCCACGACCTGGCCCTGACCCGCGGCCGCAAGATGAAGGACCTGGGCATCACCGTCGACTTCGCCCCGGTGGTCGACGTCACCGACGAGCCCGACGACAGCGTGATCGGCGACCGCTCGTTCGGCTCGGATCCCGCGAAGGTCACCGAATACGCCGGCGCCTATGCGCAAGGCCTGCGGGACGCGAAGCTGCTGCCGGTGCTCAAGCACTTCCCCGGGCACGGCCACGGCTCCGGCGACTCGCACACCGGCGGCGTCACCACGCCGCCGCTGTCCGAGCTGATCGCTAATGACCTGGTGCCGTACCAAACCCTGCTCAACGCCATCCCGGTCGCCGTGATGGTCGGGCACATGCAGGTCCCCGGGTTGACCGGCAGTGATCCGGCCAGCCTCAGCAAAGCAGCCCTGGACCTGCTGCGGACCGGCACCGGCTACGGCGGGCCACCGTTCAACGGCCCGGTCTTCAGCGACGACGTCTCCAGCATGGCCGCCATCTCCGACCGGTTCGGCGTGACCGAGGCCGTCCTGAAAACGCTGCAGGCCGGAACCGATATCGCGCTGTGGGTCACCACCAAGGAGGTGCCCGCCGTGCTGGACCGGCTCGAGCAGGCCGTGAATGCAGGCGACCTGCCGGTGCAGCAGGTGGACGCCTCACTGGTGCGGGTCGCGGCGATGAAGGGCGTCACCGCGACGTGTGGCCGCTAG